A region from the uncultured Draconibacterium sp. genome encodes:
- a CDS encoding histidine kinase, which translates to MKTRIQHTNSRMYIFHVIFWMAWIVSFTFIQTLNEGIDSLTVWLMYYLITLPVFAIHTYLVAYWLLPKTFFKRRYLLLVVGFLVLLVLFSIIELVVSNFVVYYLFDKSRMFSPGFLNLKNIVISGIGNHYIILVFLAIKVGISWYKAEYQKDELLRSNLETELEIYRYQLQPKIVLALMNQLEVLTNRESADAPEMIIKISGFLNRFLFEGKEELIPLEQEVLLLEEFLAIHKHALGERLISNFIVNGNLKSYVVPPLLLLPFINSAIKVAYDCNKIFESTVIIKAERKYLLFSFTFWSENCFVIPGDEDNKITYQRLQYNFPGKHRLVENIDDNFREFSIEIYN; encoded by the coding sequence TTGAAAACACGCATACAACATACCAATAGTAGAATGTATATTTTCCATGTTATTTTCTGGATGGCCTGGATTGTATCGTTTACATTTATTCAAACATTAAACGAGGGAATTGATTCGTTGACGGTATGGCTAATGTATTATTTAATTACCCTGCCCGTATTTGCCATACATACCTACCTGGTTGCCTACTGGCTGTTACCCAAAACTTTTTTTAAAAGACGCTACCTGCTGCTGGTCGTCGGTTTTTTGGTGTTGCTGGTTCTTTTTTCCATTATTGAATTAGTGGTATCTAATTTCGTGGTTTACTATCTGTTTGATAAAAGCAGAATGTTTAGCCCCGGATTTCTGAACCTAAAAAATATTGTAATTAGCGGAATCGGAAATCATTATATTATTCTGGTTTTTCTTGCAATAAAGGTTGGTATATCGTGGTATAAAGCCGAGTATCAGAAAGATGAATTGTTGCGTTCGAACCTTGAAACAGAACTCGAGATCTATCGCTACCAGCTTCAACCTAAAATTGTTTTGGCATTAATGAACCAGCTTGAAGTTTTAACCAACCGGGAATCGGCCGATGCTCCGGAAATGATTATCAAAATATCCGGCTTTCTAAACCGTTTTTTATTTGAAGGAAAAGAGGAACTAATTCCGCTTGAGCAAGAGGTACTTTTATTGGAAGAGTTTTTAGCCATACATAAACATGCCCTAGGCGAGCGCTTAATCAGTAATTTTATTGTAAACGGCAACCTAAAATCATACGTAGTTCCGCCACTTTTGCTTTTGCCTTTTATAAATTCTGCAATAAAAGTGGCTTACGATTGTAACAAAATCTTCGAAAGTACAGTCATTATAAAAGCGGAGAGAAAATATTTGCTGTTTTCGTTTACATTTTGGAGCGAAAATTGCTTTGTAATCCCCGGCGATGAAGACAATAAAATTACCTACCAGCGGCTGCAATACAATTTCCCCGGCAAACACCGACTGGTAGAAAATATTGATGATAATTTCAGAGAGTTCAGTATCGAAATTTACAATTAA
- a CDS encoding SDR family oxidoreductase, with the protein MRILLTGATGYIGKRLLPVLVNKGHEVVCVVRDKHRCAFSAGVKQAIQLFEADLLDETSLENIPDNIDLAYYLVHSMSDSADYQEQEKKSAVNFRNRLNRTKVKQVIYLSGIVNDQSLSKHLKSRLTVENELAKGNFALTTLRSGIIIGSGSASFEIIRDLVEKLPVMVAPRWLKTRCQPIAISDVIRFLVGCINDTSVFNKSFDIGGTEILTYKEMLLLFAHERGLKRLIVTVPVMTPRLSSYWLYFVTSTSYKLATSLVESMRVEVIARPNSLAQHFGIQLLTYSESLKKAFIKIEQNEIVSSWKDSFISGQLSGQLSDFINVPKFGCYTDVRVMPVASPDFAIEKIWRIGGATGWYYANWLWQIRGLMDKMAGGVGLRRGRTSSDSIKEGDAIDFWRVIYASKNEGRLLLYAEMKLPGEAWLEFKLRNNQLVQTATFRPKGLWGRLYWYMVMPFHELIFKGMLRKIVN; encoded by the coding sequence ATGCGCATACTTTTAACCGGGGCAACCGGCTATATTGGCAAACGTTTACTTCCTGTACTGGTTAACAAGGGGCACGAGGTAGTTTGTGTGGTACGCGATAAACATCGCTGTGCTTTTAGTGCTGGTGTAAAACAAGCAATACAACTTTTTGAAGCTGACCTGCTTGACGAAACGAGCCTTGAAAATATACCCGATAACATTGACCTTGCCTATTACCTGGTACATAGCATGTCGGACTCGGCAGATTACCAGGAACAGGAAAAAAAGTCGGCTGTAAATTTTAGGAATCGTTTGAACCGAACAAAGGTAAAACAGGTCATTTATTTAAGTGGCATTGTAAACGACCAGTCTTTATCGAAACACTTAAAATCGAGACTTACTGTTGAAAACGAGCTTGCCAAAGGAAATTTTGCCTTAACCACGCTACGTTCAGGTATCATAATCGGCTCCGGCAGTGCCTCTTTTGAAATCATTCGTGATTTGGTAGAAAAGCTTCCGGTAATGGTTGCTCCTCGTTGGCTAAAAACTCGTTGTCAACCCATTGCCATTTCCGATGTTATCCGGTTTCTTGTTGGATGCATAAACGATACTTCGGTATTCAATAAAAGCTTCGACATTGGCGGAACAGAAATACTCACCTATAAAGAGATGCTTCTGCTTTTTGCACACGAAAGAGGGTTAAAACGGCTTATTGTTACGGTACCTGTAATGACACCCCGCCTATCGTCGTATTGGTTATATTTTGTTACTTCAACCTCGTATAAACTGGCCACATCCTTGGTTGAAAGTATGCGGGTAGAGGTAATTGCCCGACCCAACTCGCTTGCCCAACACTTTGGCATTCAACTACTCACTTACAGCGAGAGTTTAAAAAAAGCATTTATAAAAATAGAACAAAACGAAATTGTTTCAAGCTGGAAGGATTCCTTTATAAGCGGACAGCTCAGCGGACAACTTTCCGACTTTATTAATGTTCCTAAGTTCGGGTGTTATACCGATGTTCGGGTAATGCCTGTAGCTTCTCCTGATTTTGCTATTGAAAAAATCTGGCGAATTGGAGGAGCAACAGGCTGGTATTATGCCAACTGGCTGTGGCAAATACGTGGTTTAATGGATAAAATGGCCGGAGGAGTAGGTTTGCGAAGAGGACGAACCAGTTCCGACTCAATCAAAGAAGGTGATGCCATTGATTTCTGGCGGGTAATTTATGCCAGTAAAAACGAAGGACGTTTGTTGCTATATGCCGAAATGAAATTGCCCGGTGAAGCCTGGCTCGAATTTAAACTTCGGAATAACCAACTGGTGCAAACCGCTACTTTTAGGCCAAAAGGCTTGTGGGGGCGTTTGTATTGGTATATGGTGATGCCTTTTCATGAACTTATTTTTAAAGGAATGCTTAGAAAAATTGTTAACTAA
- a CDS encoding histidine kinase, with translation MNSLLYNNSLPFRITRHVLFFLMTVLLFTAILFAQHQDKSLSTVFLTTLGNSFFFFGYAYITIFLLIPEFLLKAKPLWFILVFLLVGIGLSALKLVFSDYIFYASIAPETIERSGVVNLRFIVVNTKDMTFIVALFCIAKYAKDFVLAEKLRKKLEQQHRKAQTTLLQSQFDSHFMFNTINNLYALSLLNPRKTNEVISRMKTVLNYIIEESLKDFVLLSEEVALVENYLQLEKLRYGKRLQVSYNTVGPLDDARIPPMILFLLVENSFKHGSSLDAGTPWITIEVQVKNEQIFITIENSKPQTILKKAKEIEKGSGYSGLKKRLNIIYQPKGFELKVKDLGDRFKVKLTVNKLLENTHTTYQ, from the coding sequence ATGAATAGTTTGTTGTATAATAACAGTTTGCCTTTCAGGATTACAAGACATGTTTTGTTTTTCCTGATGACGGTACTGCTTTTTACAGCCATTTTATTTGCGCAGCATCAGGATAAAAGCCTTAGCACAGTTTTCCTCACAACTTTAGGTAATTCGTTTTTCTTTTTTGGCTATGCCTATATCACTATTTTCTTACTTATTCCGGAGTTTTTACTAAAGGCTAAACCGCTTTGGTTTATACTTGTTTTTCTGTTGGTTGGAATCGGTTTGTCGGCATTAAAGCTGGTGTTTTCCGATTACATCTTTTACGCATCTATTGCTCCCGAAACCATCGAGCGATCTGGTGTGGTAAACCTGCGTTTTATTGTGGTAAACACAAAAGATATGACTTTTATTGTTGCCCTGTTTTGCATCGCCAAGTATGCAAAAGATTTTGTGTTGGCAGAAAAACTCAGAAAGAAACTGGAGCAGCAACATCGAAAAGCCCAAACTACCTTGCTACAATCTCAGTTCGATTCGCATTTCATGTTTAACACCATAAATAATTTGTATGCGCTTTCGTTGTTGAATCCCAGGAAAACGAACGAAGTAATTAGCCGAATGAAAACCGTACTGAATTACATTATCGAGGAGAGTTTAAAAGATTTTGTGTTGTTGAGCGAAGAAGTTGCATTGGTTGAAAATTACCTTCAACTGGAAAAATTGCGTTATGGTAAACGCCTGCAGGTAAGCTACAATACGGTTGGCCCATTAGATGATGCCCGTATTCCTCCAATGATTCTTTTTTTATTGGTTGAAAACAGCTTTAAACATGGCAGTAGTCTTGATGCGGGTACACCCTGGATAACTATTGAAGTACAAGTGAAAAATGAGCAAATATTTATTACGATTGAAAACAGTAAACCACAAACCATACTAAAAAAAGCAAAGGAAATAGAAAAAGGAAGTGGATACTCCGGGCTAAAAAAACGCCTGAATATTATTTACCAACCCAAAGGCTTCGAATTAAAAGTAAAAGACCTTGGCGATAGATTTAAAGTGAAACTAACAGTAAATAAATTACTTGAAAACACGCATACAACATACCAATAG
- a CDS encoding aminotransferase class IV, whose amino-acid sequence MAPFPIHKYFIFNGQLQPVSSFIPSENEGGIYEVLRVVNGVPLFLNEHLSRFNYSAGLAGREIRYSCTQIQSYLNQLIAKNEVNEGNILLSCKTNLKAFFISHKYPDARDYVRGVNCGLLFAERVNPNA is encoded by the coding sequence ATGGCACCTTTTCCAATTCATAAATATTTTATTTTTAATGGTCAGTTACAACCGGTTTCATCATTTATTCCTTCTGAAAATGAAGGTGGAATTTACGAGGTGTTACGTGTTGTTAACGGTGTTCCTCTGTTTTTAAACGAGCACCTTAGCCGATTTAACTATTCGGCAGGATTGGCCGGACGCGAAATTCGTTACAGCTGCACACAAATTCAATCGTATTTGAACCAGCTAATTGCTAAAAATGAGGTGAACGAGGGGAATATTTTGCTGTCGTGCAAAACCAATCTGAAAGCTTTTTTTATTTCCCACAAATATCCGGATGCCAGGGATTATGTCAGGGGTGTGAATTGTGGTTTGCTATTTGCCGAACGGGTAAATCCCAATGCATAA
- a CDS encoding response regulator transcription factor, with protein sequence MKTKCLIIDDEPLARDLMRSHIEKLDNFEICAECGDAMKALQELHNHKIDLMFMDIQMPQITGIEFLRTLKNPPKVIITTAYREYALEGFELDVVDFLLKPITFERFLKSVNKYYQSIQDDVPPDQPTPVAHGNTEEAFIYVKENKKVLKVQLNEILYVEGLSEYVQIYTTDKKIITKNSMTNMAEKLPENSFMRIHKSFIVSLSKIEAFTSSSIEVPGKELPIGRSYKNAVLEVLQLQG encoded by the coding sequence ATGAAAACAAAGTGCCTCATTATTGATGATGAGCCTCTCGCACGTGATTTGATGCGATCTCATATCGAAAAACTCGATAACTTTGAAATTTGTGCTGAATGTGGCGATGCCATGAAAGCCCTGCAAGAATTGCATAACCATAAAATTGATTTGATGTTTATGGACATTCAGATGCCACAAATAACCGGAATCGAATTTTTACGTACTTTAAAAAATCCACCCAAAGTTATTATTACTACTGCCTATCGCGAATATGCCCTTGAAGGTTTTGAGCTGGATGTTGTCGACTTTCTGCTAAAACCAATAACTTTTGAACGTTTCTTAAAATCAGTAAATAAGTACTATCAATCCATTCAGGATGATGTGCCGCCCGATCAACCAACACCGGTAGCACATGGCAACACCGAAGAGGCTTTTATCTATGTAAAAGAAAATAAAAAAGTACTTAAGGTTCAGTTAAACGAAATACTGTATGTGGAGGGATTGAGCGAGTATGTGCAAATTTATACCACCGACAAAAAAATAATTACCAAAAACAGTATGACCAATATGGCTGAAAAATTGCCCGAAAACAGTTTTATGCGCATCCATAAATCATTTATTGTTTCGCTGTCAAAAATAGAGGCCTTTACTTCAAGTAGTATTGAGGTACCCGGAAAGGAACTGCCTATTGGGCGCAGTTATAAAAATGCGGTTCTCGAAGTGCTTCAGCTGCAGGGGTAG
- a CDS encoding head GIN domain-containing protein, whose product MKTALLLTLSILFTLQLTAQDDSNWDSKAYSVRNFTSIYMEGGYKVFLTQGDVCKLTIRTTDDDVLDYLRVENRGDELQLIMDRDFINYERIRLYITFVDLEGIKAQGGLNLRTDGYLDLNDLLVHVEGGAKLNIDLKANDVEIIGEGGVLVNLDGIADRLSVKLSGAGHVDAEELRVKDASFRIEGVGTGSVHAEETLYAKIEGVGKVRYTGNPKVTRDIEGLGSVKRD is encoded by the coding sequence ATGAAAACGGCACTTCTGCTCACATTATCAATTCTGTTTACTCTTCAGTTAACTGCTCAGGATGATTCGAATTGGGACTCAAAGGCGTATTCGGTTCGCAATTTCACCTCTATATACATGGAAGGTGGTTACAAAGTATTTTTAACACAAGGCGATGTGTGCAAATTAACGATAAGAACTACTGATGATGATGTACTCGATTACCTTAGGGTTGAAAACAGGGGAGATGAATTGCAATTGATTATGGATCGGGATTTTATTAACTATGAACGTATTCGGTTGTACATAACTTTTGTTGATTTAGAGGGTATTAAAGCGCAGGGAGGTTTGAATTTGCGCACCGATGGATACCTTGATTTAAACGATTTATTGGTGCATGTTGAAGGGGGAGCAAAGCTGAATATTGATTTAAAAGCAAATGATGTTGAAATAATCGGAGAAGGTGGTGTATTGGTAAACCTTGACGGGATTGCTGATCGCCTGAGTGTAAAACTGTCGGGGGCAGGGCATGTGGATGCCGAAGAACTGCGCGTTAAGGATGCCAGTTTTAGAATTGAAGGAGTGGGAACAGGCTCGGTACATGCCGAGGAAACCCTGTATGCAAAAATTGAAGGTGTTGGTAAGGTAAGGTATACCGGAAACCCAAAAGTTACCCGCGATATTGAAGGGCTGGGAAGCGTAAAACGCGATTAA
- a CDS encoding HDIG domain-containing metalloprotein translates to MKRLKSYTKLILQVLLFVATAIALYFILPGEPKFKYEYQKGFPWRHENLVAPFDFAILKTAKELEDEKAEQLQALVPYFTNDTLQKHESLALLRQDLGLDTDTTNSIKNNIYETLASTISDLYTNGILQFSVDTYTELNEKSEINKRVGNLVQKTDIKKLNSEKSAYNILLSARKNIVDAGNQYDWLNNLVLDRYISANLIYDRETSQKEIDEATQNLSATRGMVKLGERIVLEGEIVDATKYQLLESLKASYEKERGSDVNRYMVAAGKILLITVLLSLLFVFLILYRRDIIQYLNKLSFMLLLMVGVVLLSNFINTFPNLHIYMVPLAVFPIMIRTFFDSRTAIFTLIITTLLIGFYAPNNYEFILIQVSAGIIAVFSLNKMHRRVHLVLAALWVFLTYAFVFTALNLIHEGTFLSYNYTTLKWFAISSVLILLVYPLVYIFEKLFGFVSDVTLIEISDSNQPLLRKLAEQAPGTFQHSMQIANLAEEVILRIGGNPFLVRAGALYHDIGKIGRPNFFIENQAVGMNPHDRISHLKSAEVIIDHVKNGVKMAQKHKLPAPIIEFIATHHGTTKAKYFYLKHQEENPDKNIDANAFAYPGPLPKSKEAAVVMLVDGIEAASRSMKEKTHENLKALIDSMIDKKIEDKQLDESDLTFRDINTIKSTLLEKLINIYHIRIEYPDEKNKKKQ, encoded by the coding sequence TTGAAAAGATTAAAAAGCTACACCAAACTCATTCTGCAGGTATTGTTATTTGTGGCAACGGCTATTGCATTGTATTTTATCTTACCCGGAGAACCAAAGTTTAAATACGAATACCAAAAGGGTTTCCCGTGGCGACACGAGAATTTGGTGGCTCCGTTTGACTTTGCTATTTTAAAAACGGCCAAAGAACTGGAAGACGAAAAAGCAGAACAGCTGCAGGCGCTTGTTCCTTATTTCACCAACGACACTTTGCAAAAACACGAAAGTTTAGCGCTGCTACGCCAGGATCTGGGTTTAGACACCGACACTACAAACAGCATAAAAAACAATATTTACGAAACGCTGGCATCTACCATTTCCGATTTATACACCAATGGAATATTGCAATTTTCAGTTGACACCTACACCGAACTGAATGAAAAATCAGAAATAAATAAACGCGTTGGTAACCTGGTTCAAAAAACAGACATTAAAAAGCTTAACTCCGAAAAATCAGCCTATAATATTCTGCTAAGTGCTCGTAAAAATATTGTTGATGCCGGTAATCAATACGATTGGCTTAATAACCTGGTACTCGACCGCTACATTTCTGCCAACTTAATTTACGACAGGGAAACCAGCCAGAAAGAAATTGATGAGGCCACACAAAACCTTTCGGCAACCCGCGGCATGGTAAAACTTGGCGAACGTATTGTACTGGAAGGCGAAATTGTTGATGCAACAAAATACCAGCTACTGGAATCGTTAAAGGCAAGCTACGAGAAAGAACGGGGCAGCGATGTAAACCGCTACATGGTAGCAGCTGGAAAAATACTTTTAATTACCGTTTTACTTAGCCTTTTGTTTGTTTTTCTTATTCTTTACCGGCGCGACATTATTCAATACTTAAACAAGCTAAGTTTTATGTTATTGCTAATGGTTGGTGTGGTATTGCTTTCCAACTTCATAAACACCTTCCCCAACCTGCATATTTACATGGTTCCACTGGCAGTATTTCCTATAATGATTCGAACTTTTTTTGATTCAAGAACAGCGATTTTCACTCTAATAATTACAACCCTGCTTATCGGATTTTATGCCCCCAACAATTACGAGTTTATTCTAATCCAGGTATCGGCAGGTATTATTGCTGTTTTCAGCCTCAACAAAATGCATAGACGGGTACACCTGGTACTGGCGGCGCTTTGGGTATTTTTAACCTATGCCTTTGTTTTTACAGCACTTAACCTTATTCACGAAGGCACCTTCCTTTCGTATAATTATACCACCTTAAAATGGTTTGCCATTAGCAGTGTACTAATTTTGCTGGTATACCCGCTGGTTTATATTTTCGAAAAACTGTTTGGCTTTGTGTCTGATGTAACCCTCATTGAAATATCGGACAGCAACCAGCCCCTGCTGCGAAAACTTGCGGAACAGGCTCCGGGTACTTTTCAACACTCGATGCAAATTGCCAACCTTGCCGAAGAGGTTATTTTACGAATTGGCGGCAACCCGTTTTTAGTGCGGGCCGGTGCGCTATACCACGACATTGGCAAAATAGGAAGACCCAATTTTTTTATCGAAAATCAGGCCGTTGGCATGAATCCTCACGATAGAATAAGCCATTTAAAAAGTGCTGAAGTTATTATCGACCATGTAAAAAACGGTGTTAAAATGGCACAAAAGCATAAACTTCCGGCTCCAATTATTGAATTTATTGCCACGCATCACGGAACAACAAAAGCCAAATATTTTTACCTGAAACACCAGGAGGAAAATCCGGATAAAAACATTGATGCAAATGCCTTTGCTTACCCCGGCCCGCTGCCAAAATCGAAAGAAGCGGCAGTAGTTATGCTGGTAGATGGAATTGAAGCAGCTTCGCGGAGCATGAAAGAAAAAACACACGAAAACTTAAAGGCATTAATTGATAGTATGATTGATAAGAAAATTGAGGACAAACAACTGGATGAGTCCGACCTTACTTTCCGCGACATCAATACCATAAAAAGTACACTGTTGGAGAAATTGATAAATATTTACCACATTCGAATTGAATACCCGGACGAGAAAAACAAAAAAAAACAGTAG
- a CDS encoding S41 family peptidase, whose amino-acid sequence MKEIIKITTLTLLVLILCYGCSENDPTPDGPEASEYTKKVNRFIKLAMDDKYFWNDELPDINYNYETDSKAYFEKLLYTDDKWSYITDDIDALLNSFEGREKSFGWSLAFYNITNISKLVAIVEYVYPETPAAAAGFERGDIVLLVNGEAISENNYLDLLYADEADFTVGIPTDTDIVADTIINMTSGELTLNPVLTSNIVEHDGRRIGYLFYAQFIPNFDSDLGNVFANFISQQVTDLVVDLRYNPGGIITSAQYLASCIAPLDVVNNNEILVRLFWNEQWQKHFTDRQIMSQLEVYFNNQIPTKMGLNKVYFLTGPYTASASELTITGLKPYMSEVITVGDTTYGKYTASQTLLPSTYLNDSDAEEISNWGLQPIVLRYANSAGVTDFKDGFAPDIPADDNLLNAVPLGDKTDPLFKAAIEHITGSPVVALKSAKKVNFSYELFDRGFSRFDRNKRQLPLDKFVTATE is encoded by the coding sequence ATGAAAGAAATAATAAAAATAACAACACTGACTCTTCTCGTTCTAATCCTTTGTTACGGATGTTCAGAAAACGATCCTACACCCGATGGACCGGAAGCTTCGGAATACACAAAAAAGGTAAACCGTTTTATAAAACTGGCCATGGACGACAAGTATTTCTGGAACGACGAATTGCCTGATATTAATTACAATTACGAAACCGATTCTAAAGCCTACTTTGAAAAGCTTTTGTATACCGACGATAAATGGTCGTATATAACCGATGATATTGATGCTTTACTAAACAGTTTCGAAGGAAGAGAGAAATCCTTTGGATGGTCGCTGGCATTTTACAACATTACCAACATTAGTAAACTGGTGGCCATTGTTGAATACGTTTACCCTGAAACACCGGCAGCGGCAGCGGGCTTTGAACGGGGAGATATTGTTTTACTGGTTAACGGCGAAGCAATATCCGAAAACAATTACCTGGACTTATTATATGCTGATGAGGCCGATTTTACAGTTGGTATTCCTACCGATACCGACATTGTGGCCGATACTATAATTAACATGACTTCAGGCGAATTAACACTAAATCCTGTTTTAACAAGCAATATTGTAGAACATGATGGACGACGAATTGGTTACCTTTTTTACGCCCAGTTTATACCAAATTTCGACAGCGACCTTGGCAATGTATTTGCAAATTTTATCAGTCAACAGGTAACCGACTTAGTTGTTGACCTACGCTATAATCCGGGCGGCATTATTACTTCGGCACAATACCTTGCCTCGTGTATTGCACCTTTAGATGTTGTTAATAATAATGAAATACTGGTACGCCTGTTTTGGAATGAACAATGGCAAAAACATTTCACCGACCGACAGATAATGAGCCAGCTTGAAGTTTATTTTAACAACCAGATACCTACTAAAATGGGCTTAAACAAGGTTTATTTTCTAACCGGACCGTACACTGCTTCCGCATCAGAGCTTACCATTACCGGTTTAAAGCCATACATGTCGGAGGTAATTACTGTTGGCGACACTACCTACGGGAAATATACCGCGTCGCAAACCCTTCTACCCTCAACCTATTTAAATGATAGTGATGCCGAGGAAATAAGCAACTGGGGACTACAACCCATTGTTTTGCGTTATGCAAATTCTGCCGGTGTAACTGATTTTAAGGATGGCTTTGCTCCGGATATTCCGGCCGATGACAATTTACTGAATGCAGTGCCCCTTGGCGATAAAACAGACCCCCTGTTTAAAGCTGCCATTGAGCACATTACCGGAAGCCCTGTTGTAGCTTTAAAAAGTGCAAAAAAAGTAAATTTCAGCTATGAGCTTTTCGACCGTGGGTTTTCTCGTTTCGATAGGAACAAGCGACAACTGCCACTTGATAAATTTGTTACAGCTACCGAATAA
- a CDS encoding iron-containing alcohol dehydrogenase yields MYNFEYKNPVKILFGKDTISKLGGEVPRKANILMTYGGGSIKRTGVYDQVKAALAGYNLIEFGGIEANPHYETCMKAVEVVKENKIDFLLAVGGGSVLDATKFIASAALYENGDPWDILALAGKVVVEKALPLGAVLTLPATGSEMNGNAVITRVETQEKKAFGSPLVMPQFSVLDPQCVFTLPDRQVANGIVDAFVHVFEQYLTYDVNSPLQDRMAESILTTLIEEGPKVLANRTDYEAAANFMWSATMALNGIIAVGVPQDWSTHQIGHELTAFHGIDHARTLAIVLPGLMKIKRSNKKEKIVQYGERIWGVKEGNIDERIDASIAKTVEFFESVGIACRLPDYDVPKDTIDKIVQRFKESNAAIGEKRDMDYQEIEEILMDRL; encoded by the coding sequence ATGTACAATTTTGAGTATAAAAACCCGGTAAAGATTCTTTTCGGGAAAGACACGATTTCAAAACTTGGCGGAGAAGTTCCGCGTAAGGCAAATATTTTAATGACCTACGGCGGTGGAAGCATAAAACGCACCGGAGTTTACGACCAGGTAAAAGCAGCCCTGGCTGGTTACAATCTTATTGAGTTTGGTGGCATTGAGGCGAATCCACACTACGAAACCTGCATGAAAGCAGTTGAAGTAGTAAAGGAAAATAAAATCGACTTTTTACTTGCTGTTGGTGGGGGTTCGGTATTGGACGCCACAAAATTTATTGCCAGTGCAGCTTTGTATGAAAATGGCGATCCGTGGGATATTCTTGCGCTTGCCGGTAAAGTAGTAGTTGAAAAGGCCCTGCCACTTGGTGCTGTTTTAACTTTGCCGGCTACCGGTTCCGAAATGAATGGCAATGCCGTAATTACCCGAGTGGAAACACAGGAAAAAAAGGCATTTGGTTCGCCTTTGGTAATGCCGCAATTTTCAGTTCTCGATCCGCAATGTGTTTTTACTTTGCCCGATCGCCAGGTTGCCAACGGTATTGTTGATGCCTTTGTGCATGTTTTTGAACAGTACCTGACTTACGACGTTAATTCGCCACTGCAAGACCGCATGGCCGAGAGCATTTTAACCACACTAATAGAAGAAGGGCCAAAAGTTTTGGCCAATAGAACCGACTACGAAGCAGCTGCAAACTTTATGTGGAGCGCAACAATGGCTTTAAACGGAATAATTGCTGTTGGTGTGCCACAGGATTGGTCGACACACCAGATTGGCCACGAACTTACCGCATTTCATGGTATAGACCACGCCCGAACGCTGGCAATTGTTTTGCCCGGATTAATGAAAATTAAACGCAGCAATAAAAAGGAAAAAATTGTGCAATACGGCGAACGTATTTGGGGAGTTAAAGAAGGAAATATTGACGAAAGAATTGATGCCAGCATTGCCAAAACTGTTGAGTTTTTTGAATCGGTTGGTATTGCCTGCCGTTTGCCCGATTATGATGTACCAAAAGACACGATAGACAAAATAGTTCAGCGCTTTAAAGAAAGTAATGCCGCGATTGGCGAAAAACGCGATATGGACTACCAGGAGATTGAAGAAATTTTAATGGATCGCTTGTAA